The following are from one region of the Lepeophtheirus salmonis chromosome 8, UVic_Lsal_1.4, whole genome shotgun sequence genome:
- the LOC121123412 gene encoding uncharacterized protein produces the protein MNNSRCCCQSLNCEWKKASPSEEILQAQITSLSNTLSLYKQENVKFVDSLVRYVKEKEDLERKLLRTEKIHEFRRVRALKKAEDIHKLHLAQELKKADETYKSLLVQELKKAQTALELPRVRVLKEMEEIHTLRRVQELKKAEEAHQSLLAQELKKAEEAHRSVLAQELEKAEEAHKSFLVQELKKAEDNYELRLVQELKKAEETHKSLQAQEIKKAWRTHKSIRVRELKKAEKAHESLRALEQKRTLETYESLQAELIKRAEETHKSLRIQMETEKRNYSKQLQAKDIEIKELLNACKPQPLMEMKLAADEIYNLENSLQLLEDLRKSDEKRFSTTVHDLQTINFEKDKIIIELRNELKRTSSKLDSTFLTHMLKQLNTDTRRN, from the exons atgaataatagcCGGTGCTGTTGTCAG tCTTTAAATTGTGAGTGGAAAAAAGCTTCCCCTTCCGAAGAAATACTACAAGCACAGATAACTTCATTATCAAATACCTTAAGTTTGTATAAGCAGGAAAACGTAAAGTTTGTGGATTCTCTGGTTAGATATGTGAAGGAAAAGGAAGATCTTGAACGGAAGCTCCTGAGAACTGAGAAGATCCATGAATTCCGTCGTGTTCGAGCACTCAAAAAGGCTGAAGATATCCATAAATTGCATTTAGCGCAAGAGCTCAAAAAAGCGGATGAGACCTATAAATCCCTTCTAGTTCAAGAGCTTAAAAAAGCTCAAACAGCCCTTGAATTACCTCGTGTCCGAGTGCTCAAAGAAATGGAAGAGATCCATACTTTACGTCGAGTTCAAGAGCTCAAAAAAGCTGAAGAGGCTCATCAATCTCTTCTAGCTCAAGAGCTCAAAAAGGCTGAAGAGGCTCATCGATCTGTTCTAGCTCAAGAGCTCGAAAAGGCTGAAGAGGCTCATAAATCTTTTCTAGTTCAAGAGCTCAAAAAAGCTGAAGACAATTATGAATTACGTCTAGTTCAAGAACTCAAAAAAGCTGAAGAGACCCATAAATCCCTTCAGGCTCAAGAGATCAAAAAAGCTTGGAGGACTCATAAATCAATTCGAGTTCGAGAGCTCAAAAAAGCTGAGAAGGCCCATGAATCTCTTCGAGCTTTAGAGCAGAAAAGAACTTTGGAGACCTATGAATCCCTTCAAGCTGAATTGATCAAAAGAGCTGAGGAGACTCATAAATCCCTTCGAATTCAAATGGAAActgaaaaaaggaattatagCAAACAACTTCAAGCCAAAGACATCGAAATAAAAGAGCTATTAAACG CTTGTAAGCCTCAGCCATTGATGGAAATGAAGCTGGCAGCCGATGAAATATACAACTTGGAAAATTCTTTGCAACTACTTGAGGATTTGAGAAAAAGTGATGAAAAACGTTTTTCAACAACTGTTCATGATCTTCAAaccataaattttgaaaaagataaaataatcattgaGCTAAGGAATGAATTAAAGAGAACGTCTTCAAAATTGGACAGCACTTTCCTTACTCACATGCTCAAGCAACTTAATACTGATACAAGGAGAAACTAG